From a single Alkalihalophilus pseudofirmus genomic region:
- the modB gene encoding molybdate ABC transporter permease subunit: METILTPLLLSLRISMIATAFAFVIGMLLAWWFAFHKTRLTRLLSVLVTIPLIVPPTVLGYYLLISLGRNSFIGQWVEGLTGEPIVFTWKAAVIAAAIAALPLLIRPIQASFESISTSVLDAAKLDGAHGLQLLRYIIAPLAYKGILAGLVLGFARAMGEFGATIMVAGNIPGKTQTLSIAIYDAVQANRMMDAHLMVLALSVTTIIFLILLSKWYKS, from the coding sequence ATGGAGACGATCTTAACACCTTTACTGTTATCGCTTCGAATATCAATGATCGCCACCGCGTTTGCGTTCGTCATTGGAATGTTGCTTGCTTGGTGGTTTGCTTTTCATAAAACCAGGCTTACAAGACTGCTTTCTGTGTTAGTTACGATTCCTTTAATCGTTCCTCCAACCGTCCTTGGATACTATTTACTTATCTCGCTTGGCAGGAACAGCTTCATAGGTCAGTGGGTAGAAGGGTTAACAGGGGAACCGATTGTTTTTACATGGAAAGCGGCGGTTATTGCAGCTGCTATTGCGGCCCTTCCGCTCTTAATCCGCCCGATACAGGCATCGTTTGAGTCCATTTCCACATCGGTACTTGATGCAGCAAAACTAGACGGTGCTCATGGCCTTCAATTACTACGGTATATTATTGCACCGCTCGCTTATAAAGGGATTTTAGCAGGTCTTGTATTAGGGTTTGCGAGGGCGATGGGGGAGTTTGGTGCGACGATTATGGTCGCAGGGAATATCCCCGGAAAGACGCAAACCTTGTCCATTGCCATTTATGATGCTGTTCAAGCGAACCGAATGATGGATGCCCATTTAATGGTTCTCGCATTAAGCGTTACAACGATCATTTTTTTAATTCTCCTGTCCAAATGGTATAAATCTTAG